CGCTGGCCGAACTGCCGCCGCCGGACGCCGTGTTCATCGGCGGCGGGCTCACCGCGCCCGGTCTCCTCGACGCCTGCCGACAGGCCCTTCCGGTGGGCGGACGGCTCGTCGCCAACACCGTGACGCTGGAGTCCGAGGCCGTCCTCGCCGCCGCCCACCGCCGCCACGGCGGGGAGCTGGTGCGGCTCGCGGTGGCGCACGCCGTGCCCGTGGGCGGCTTCACCGGGTGGCGGCAGGCGATGCCGGTGACCCAGTGGGCCGTACGCACGACCCCCCTCGACACCGCCGACCACGCTTCGGGAGCAGACAGATGACCGTGTACTTCATCGGCGCCGGCCCCGGTGCCGCCGACCTGATCACGGTCCGCGGCGCCCGCACCCTCGCCGCCTGTCAGGTCTGCCTGTACGCCGGCAGCCTCGTCCCCCGCGAACTGCTCGCCGAATGCCCGCCGGACGCGCGGCTCGTGGACACCGCGCAGCTCGATCTCGACCGGATCACCGCCGAGTTGGTCCGCGCGCACGAGGAGGGCCACGACGTCGCCCGGCTGCACTCCGGCGACCCCTCCGTGTTCAGCGCGGTCGCCGAGCAGATGCGACGGCTGGACGCGGCCGGGGTGCCGTACGAGGTGGTGCCGGGCGTACCGGCCTTCGCGGCGGCTGCCGCCGCGCTGAAGCGGGAGCTGACCGTGCCGACGGTCGGCCAGACCGTCATCCTCACGCGGATCGCCCAGCAGGCCACCGCCATGCCGGACGGCGAGGACCTCGCCAC
The sequence above is drawn from the Streptomyces griseiscabiei genome and encodes:
- the cobM gene encoding precorrin-4 C(11)-methyltransferase, which gives rise to MTVYFIGAGPGAADLITVRGARTLAACQVCLYAGSLVPRELLAECPPDARLVDTAQLDLDRITAELVRAHEEGHDVARLHSGDPSVFSAVAEQMRRLDAAGVPYEVVPGVPAFAAAAAALKRELTVPTVGQTVILTRIAQQATAMPDGEDLATLGRSGALIVLHLAARYVDRVVEELLPHYGADCPAAVVAYASRPEELIIRGSLDEIADQVKAAGVLRTAVIMVGRTLGARQFRDSHLYSPERDRHGC